A window of Eubacteriaceae bacterium ES3 contains these coding sequences:
- a CDS encoding 2-oxoacid:acceptor oxidoreductase subunit alpha, with amino-acid sequence MYNILIGGAAGQGLDTMSDILEKLLKKSGYNVFTSRDFMSRIRGGHNFMLIRFGAKKVYSHSYELDGIIALNEETIDMHQSKLKEKGFILCDSKIITDDKRAIKISMDEIAKGLGNSRVAGTIGVGAIMKIFDCSLDKAEPVLISSLDAKYLDINMTAIKEGHKLVESRYPKLEASFSDWMIIKGSQAVGLGAVAAGLNFYTAYPMSPSTPIMVYVAEKSEKMGIVLEQAEDEIAAINMALGASYAGAKAMTATSGGGFALMVEAFGLAGIAEIPQVLVNVQRPGPATGFPTRTEQGDLKFMITAAPGEFPRLIIAPRNHEDAFYQTIRAFDIADRYQIPVVLLMDQFLGDASATVAPFDLSNLPVHKPVAELSGDYLRYQVTDNGISPRLIPGQTKNLVAIDSDEHNEAGKITESAEMRNIMMKKRMGKLELLKAEIQEPELLGTENPQILLIGWGSMHGSIVDALEILNNQEEKYGALVFSDVFPLPENKLRNISRHAKVIINVEQNYNGQLGELIREKTGIKCTTSVLKYDGRQFTGQEIANQILGGGRID; translated from the coding sequence ATGTACAACATTCTAATTGGAGGTGCAGCCGGACAAGGCTTGGATACCATGTCGGATATCCTGGAAAAACTTTTGAAAAAATCCGGCTACAACGTATTCACATCCCGGGATTTTATGTCCAGGATCCGCGGCGGTCATAATTTCATGCTGATCCGTTTTGGAGCAAAAAAAGTATATTCTCACTCTTATGAACTGGATGGAATTATTGCCCTAAACGAAGAAACTATTGATATGCATCAGAGCAAACTGAAGGAAAAAGGTTTTATTCTCTGTGACAGTAAAATCATTACTGATGATAAACGAGCCATCAAAATTTCAATGGATGAGATTGCCAAAGGATTAGGAAACTCAAGGGTAGCAGGAACTATCGGAGTTGGCGCGATTATGAAAATATTTGACTGTAGTCTGGATAAAGCTGAACCAGTTTTAATTAGTTCATTAGATGCAAAATATCTGGACATTAATATGACAGCTATCAAAGAAGGACACAAATTAGTCGAGAGCCGGTATCCAAAACTTGAAGCGTCCTTTAGCGACTGGATGATCATCAAGGGTAGTCAGGCTGTGGGCTTAGGTGCCGTTGCCGCAGGATTAAATTTTTATACCGCTTATCCAATGTCACCATCAACCCCGATCATGGTCTATGTCGCAGAAAAGAGCGAAAAAATGGGCATCGTTCTAGAACAGGCAGAAGACGAGATTGCCGCCATCAATATGGCCCTTGGTGCATCTTACGCGGGAGCCAAAGCAATGACTGCTACCTCGGGCGGCGGCTTCGCACTGATGGTCGAGGCTTTTGGTCTGGCTGGCATCGCTGAAATCCCACAAGTGCTGGTCAACGTCCAGCGACCGGGACCAGCGACAGGATTTCCAACACGAACAGAACAGGGAGATTTAAAGTTTATGATCACCGCGGCACCAGGAGAATTTCCGCGACTGATAATCGCACCACGCAATCATGAAGATGCTTTTTACCAGACTATCCGGGCTTTTGATATCGCCGATCGCTATCAGATACCGGTCGTCCTGTTGATGGATCAGTTCCTGGGAGATGCTTCGGCCACCGTTGCACCATTTGATCTTTCCAATCTCCCAGTACATAAACCAGTCGCAGAACTTTCCGGGGACTATCTTCGTTATCAGGTTACAGATAACGGGATCTCACCACGTCTAATTCCTGGTCAAACTAAAAACTTAGTCGCAATCGATAGTGACGAGCATAATGAAGCAGGAAAAATTACTGAATCTGCAGAGATGCGAAATATCATGATGAAAAAGCGAATGGGAAAACTGGAATTATTAAAAGCAGAAATTCAGGAGCCAGAGTTGTTGGGAACCGAAAATCCGCAGATTCTCTTAATCGGATGGGGGTCTATGCACGGTTCAATTGTTGATGCTCTGGAGATTCTAAATAATCAAGAAGAGAAATATGGAGCGCTGGTCTTTAGCGATGTTTTTCCACTGCCGGAAAACAAATTGAGAAATATTTCCAGGCACGCCAAAGTCATTATCAATGTTGAACAAAATTATAACGGACAACTAGGTGAACTTATTCGTGAAAAAACCGGAATCAAATGCACAACCAGTGTCTTAAAATATGATGGTCGTCAGTTCACTGGTCAGGAGATTGCCAATCAAATATTGGGAGGTGGTAGAATTGACTAA
- a CDS encoding SoxR reducing system RseC family protein has product MTKYGKIVAVKNGSAILQVPRSTACGDKCASCSSHCNQGMIEIEVKNNLDAQIGDHVEVESATHMVLGAAFLVYLVPLVMMLLGIFLTNIISNSLGISPNEFLSAFVGFCFLALTFVAIRFNDNRRRKKKEEIFTMKRLIKH; this is encoded by the coding sequence ATGACAAAATACGGAAAAATCGTAGCGGTGAAGAATGGAAGCGCCATCCTGCAAGTCCCTAGAAGTACGGCCTGTGGGGATAAATGTGCCTCTTGCAGTAGTCATTGCAATCAGGGGATGATTGAAATCGAAGTTAAAAATAATCTTGATGCGCAAATAGGAGATCATGTGGAAGTAGAATCAGCAACCCATATGGTTTTAGGAGCTGCTTTTCTGGTCTATTTGGTTCCGCTTGTAATGATGCTTTTAGGTATATTTTTGACAAATATAATTTCGAATAGCCTTGGCATCAGTCCAAATGAATTTTTATCAGCATTTGTAGGTTTTTGCTTCCTGGCCCTTACATTTGTAGCAATAAGATTTAATGACAATAGAAGACGTAAGAAAAAGGAAGAGATTTTTACGATGAAACGATTGATCAAACATTAG
- a CDS encoding DJ-1/PfpI family protein, with protein MMKVLVFLAPGFEEVEALTVVDYLRRVNSIQVEMVSIADSLQVLGSHQIEVKADKNISALKNLEDYDAAIIPGGMPGAANLRDDQRVIKIVQEMNVSKKLVAAICAGPIVLEKAKIIDGKNVTSYPGYDKDLPNSICQETAVVRDGNVITSRGPAKAVDFALELVSALAGDSEAENLRKSILY; from the coding sequence GTGATGAAAGTCTTAGTTTTTTTAGCACCAGGATTTGAAGAAGTGGAAGCCTTAACGGTGGTTGATTATTTAAGAAGAGTTAATTCGATACAAGTTGAGATGGTGAGCATAGCTGACAGCCTGCAGGTTTTAGGCAGTCATCAAATCGAAGTCAAAGCGGATAAAAATATCAGTGCGTTAAAAAATCTGGAGGATTACGACGCTGCCATTATCCCCGGAGGCATGCCTGGCGCAGCAAATCTCAGGGATGATCAGCGGGTAATCAAGATTGTCCAGGAAATGAATGTTTCAAAAAAATTAGTGGCTGCAATCTGTGCTGGGCCAATTGTTCTGGAAAAAGCAAAAATAATTGATGGAAAAAATGTGACCTCTTACCCCGGTTATGATAAAGATCTACCTAATTCAATTTGTCAGGAAACCGCTGTTGTTCGCGATGGTAATGTGATCACGTCCCGAGGACCAGCAAAGGCTGTAGATTTTGCTCTTGAACTGGTGTCGGCTTTAGCAGGCGATAGTGAGGCAGAAAACCTGCGCAAAAGCATTCTCTACTAA
- a CDS encoding calcium-translocating P-type ATPase, PMCA-type, protein MLESFLLESIQGACRMNEFIEEKETLLKHLNSNSVSGLTEEQVQKSRLEFGTNVLTMQKQESLLRRIWNAATEPMIIMLIMAGIIALTVNIIRGVTGGEADYLEVVGVFAAISLSVIITVVMEGRSAKAFEALSRISDNTIVKAIRNGNTIMLGQDEIVVGDILLLSTGDKIPADGRLLESTGLTADESALTGESVPAKKNAEFEIGDEKTPLAERSNMLYCGNFITNGYCKMLVTAVGDSTEFGKIAHELTETQQSSTPLQEKLARLGKTITILGVIAASIVFISQLIFFATHEGLILEEVMEAFVTSIVLIVAAVPEGLPTIVAVSLSINIIKLSKQNALVKKMIASETVGCINVICSDKTGTLTENKMKVGAFYDTVWHENTSELSSHWLIHNICLNTTADIGENGTFIGNPTECALLNFYEQSVERQNTGKSYREEREDHDILHAFPFSSELKHMTTISKVDGKIISYVKGSPESIFTMCALSNDTKIEIENLITKVQEKAMRVIAFAHKELHSMQDYECEAAHHEIESNMVFDGFVAISDPLRADVYAAVNSCREAGVTLKILTGDNIVTATAIANELNLLDNGSIAVEANDISDLSDEELTKKLPLISVIARSTPTIKMRVVKLLKAEGNVVAVTGDGINDAPALKNADVGIAMGISGTEVSKEASDIVLLDDSFSTIVKAVEWGRNIYENFKRFITFQLTVNISSVIVVFTSILLGLKAPFTALQLLWINIIMDGPPALTLGLEPNYDDLMNRQPTKRDENIVSKAMLTRIAITGGYISIVFLCQYVFNFLGATESQMPTVLFTLFALFQLFNSFNCRELNSTSIFVNLLKNKLMLLVVGSTFALQVIIIQFAGAFFGTIPLDLVMWFKLFGLSSSVLVLSEIIKLFWRSVKR, encoded by the coding sequence ATGCTTGAGTCTTTTTTGTTGGAATCAATACAAGGAGCTTGTAGAATGAACGAATTTATTGAAGAAAAAGAAACCCTACTGAAACATTTAAATTCCAATTCAGTATCAGGGCTGACAGAAGAACAGGTTCAGAAAAGCCGACTCGAGTTCGGCACGAATGTGCTAACAATGCAGAAACAAGAATCACTATTGCGGCGTATCTGGAACGCTGCAACAGAACCAATGATTATAATGTTAATTATGGCTGGGATCATTGCACTAACGGTGAACATCATCAGGGGCGTCACTGGCGGTGAAGCCGATTATTTGGAGGTTGTCGGTGTTTTTGCTGCTATCTCATTGTCTGTTATTATTACTGTTGTCATGGAAGGCAGAAGTGCAAAAGCCTTTGAGGCCCTCTCCCGCATCAGCGACAACACAATTGTCAAGGCCATCCGTAACGGAAACACCATAATGCTTGGTCAGGACGAGATTGTCGTTGGGGATATTCTTCTGCTTTCTACCGGCGACAAAATTCCGGCAGACGGCAGGCTGCTGGAAAGCACGGGTCTCACCGCTGATGAATCGGCGTTGACAGGGGAAAGTGTACCGGCGAAAAAGAATGCCGAATTTGAAATAGGGGACGAAAAAACGCCCCTTGCGGAGCGGTCCAATATGCTCTACTGCGGAAATTTCATCACCAATGGCTACTGCAAAATGCTTGTTACTGCTGTGGGAGATTCCACTGAGTTTGGGAAAATCGCGCATGAGCTAACTGAAACGCAGCAATCCAGCACTCCCTTGCAGGAAAAACTTGCCCGTCTAGGTAAGACCATCACAATTCTAGGGGTGATTGCAGCCTCTATCGTATTTATCTCCCAACTCATTTTCTTTGCCACCCATGAAGGCTTGATTTTGGAAGAGGTCATGGAAGCCTTCGTCACCAGTATTGTACTAATTGTAGCCGCTGTGCCGGAAGGACTGCCCACCATAGTTGCTGTTTCCTTGTCCATAAATATCATCAAACTTTCCAAACAAAACGCCCTAGTGAAAAAGATGATTGCGTCTGAGACTGTAGGCTGTATTAACGTTATTTGCTCTGATAAGACTGGAACACTAACGGAAAACAAGATGAAAGTAGGTGCATTTTACGATACAGTATGGCATGAAAATACTAGTGAACTATCCTCTCACTGGCTGATTCATAACATCTGTCTAAATACAACAGCTGATATTGGTGAGAATGGCACATTCATTGGTAACCCTACCGAGTGTGCACTACTCAACTTTTATGAGCAATCAGTCGAACGACAAAATACTGGAAAGTCCTACCGTGAAGAGCGCGAAGATCACGATATTCTACACGCATTCCCATTTTCATCTGAACTCAAACATATGACTACCATATCCAAAGTGGACGGGAAAATTATTTCTTATGTTAAAGGAAGCCCAGAAAGCATATTCACAATGTGCGCCTTATCTAACGATACAAAGATAGAAATTGAAAATCTCATCACTAAGGTCCAGGAAAAAGCCATGCGTGTAATTGCCTTTGCCCACAAAGAATTACACTCTATGCAAGATTATGAATGCGAGGCCGCACATCATGAGATAGAAAGCAACATGGTCTTCGATGGTTTTGTAGCTATCTCCGATCCATTGCGTGCAGATGTATATGCAGCAGTGAATTCCTGCCGTGAGGCAGGGGTTACTTTGAAAATCCTTACGGGCGATAATATAGTCACAGCCACAGCCATTGCCAATGAACTGAATCTTCTGGACAATGGATCGATTGCTGTTGAAGCCAATGATATTTCCGATTTGAGTGATGAGGAGTTGACCAAAAAACTTCCCTTAATCAGCGTTATAGCTCGAAGCACACCAACGATCAAGATGCGCGTTGTGAAGCTGCTAAAGGCAGAGGGCAACGTTGTGGCTGTTACCGGTGATGGTATTAATGACGCTCCTGCATTGAAAAATGCAGATGTGGGTATTGCAATGGGTATCTCTGGAACGGAGGTTTCCAAAGAAGCCAGTGACATTGTACTGCTGGATGACTCCTTTTCTACCATCGTCAAGGCAGTAGAATGGGGACGCAATATTTATGAGAACTTTAAACGGTTTATCACCTTTCAGTTGACTGTAAACATATCTTCGGTTATTGTTGTGTTCACCTCAATCCTATTGGGACTGAAAGCACCCTTCACCGCATTACAACTACTGTGGATCAATATTATTATGGACGGACCTCCAGCGCTGACCTTGGGACTTGAACCAAACTATGACGACTTGATGAATCGTCAACCCACAAAACGCGATGAAAATATTGTGTCAAAAGCCATGCTCACACGAATTGCCATCACTGGCGGTTATATCTCCATCGTCTTTCTCTGTCAATATGTGTTCAACTTCCTTGGCGCGACAGAGTCGCAGATGCCCACAGTATTATTCACACTATTTGCGTTGTTCCAGCTATTTAACTCCTTTAACTGTCGAGAATTAAATAGCACCAGTATCTTCGTCAACTTACTGAAGAACAAGCTAATGCTTTTAGTGGTAGGAAGTACATTTGCCCTCCAAGTCATCATCATCCAGTTTGCAGGGGCGTTCTTTGGAACAATTCCGCTAGATTTAGTCATGTGGTTCAAATTATTTGGTTTATCCTCTAGTGTGCTTGTGCTGTCCGAGATTATAAAGCTGTTCTGGAGAAGTGTAAAAAGGTAA
- a CDS encoding YdiU family protein, whose protein sequence is MIIMIEKNNIGWNLENTYTELPQLFYSPIKLNPVSDPKLMILNQTLAKSLGLNANALKSLAGTRILAGNTLPDKSKPISQAYAGHQFGYFTMLGDGRAMLIGEQITPTGERFDIQLKGSGPTAFSRNGDGRAALGPMLREYIISEAMYYLGIPTSRSLAVVSTGDPVYREKPLKGAILTRVAASHIRVGTFEYAAQWGTLADVKALADYAINRHFPSIKAEANVYLAFLDAVIKEQASLIAKWQLVGFIHGVMNTDNVAISGETIDYGPCAFMDAYDPQTVFSSIDQLGRYAYHNQPNIGIWNIVQLAETLIPLIDENQEHSIELVEASLRSYAAIYQKNWLMGMRAKLGISNKEPADEQLITDLLGLMKQYQADYTNTFVDLTLKRTKSSELYESEAFKTWFSRWQSRQIKQAQTKQDIYNLMKRSNPMVIPRNHQVEKALQAADEQDDLKPLQQLVKILQTPYGEHLPDKEYMKPPEHSNHPYKTFCGT, encoded by the coding sequence ATGATTATTATGATTGAAAAAAATAACATAGGTTGGAATCTGGAAAACACTTACACGGAATTGCCTCAGTTATTCTACAGCCCGATTAAATTAAATCCTGTCAGTGATCCAAAACTGATGATCCTGAATCAGACTTTAGCTAAATCTCTCGGCTTAAATGCTAACGCCCTAAAGTCTTTAGCCGGGACCAGAATCTTAGCCGGCAATACCCTACCGGACAAGTCTAAACCCATCTCCCAAGCTTATGCCGGTCATCAATTTGGCTATTTCACGATGCTGGGTGATGGTCGTGCAATGCTAATTGGTGAACAGATTACGCCAACAGGGGAGCGATTTGATATCCAGCTGAAAGGCTCAGGCCCAACCGCTTTTTCACGAAATGGCGATGGTCGGGCAGCTCTGGGACCGATGCTACGCGAATATATCATTAGTGAAGCAATGTATTATCTGGGAATTCCGACTTCACGCAGTTTGGCGGTCGTTTCAACTGGAGATCCGGTTTATCGGGAAAAACCGCTTAAGGGGGCGATTCTAACCCGCGTGGCCGCCAGTCATATTCGGGTAGGCACTTTTGAATATGCGGCTCAATGGGGAACGCTTGCCGATGTCAAAGCTTTGGCTGATTATGCCATTAACCGGCATTTTCCATCGATTAAGGCAGAAGCAAATGTTTATCTTGCCTTTTTGGATGCCGTAATTAAAGAGCAGGCTTCACTGATTGCCAAATGGCAGCTGGTAGGCTTTATACATGGCGTGATGAATACCGATAATGTAGCCATCAGCGGTGAAACCATCGATTACGGGCCTTGTGCCTTTATGGATGCCTATGATCCGCAAACAGTTTTCAGTTCCATTGATCAGCTGGGCCGGTACGCCTATCATAATCAACCCAATATAGGCATATGGAATATAGTTCAGTTGGCTGAAACCCTCATTCCCTTAATCGATGAAAATCAGGAGCATTCGATTGAACTAGTAGAAGCATCACTACGTAGTTATGCTGCCATTTATCAGAAGAACTGGCTCATGGGAATGCGAGCAAAACTGGGAATTTCCAATAAAGAACCGGCAGACGAGCAGTTGATCACCGATTTGTTGGGATTAATGAAACAGTATCAGGCAGATTATACAAATACATTTGTTGATTTAACGCTGAAACGTACCAAGTCATCTGAATTATATGAAAGTGAAGCATTTAAAACCTGGTTTAGTCGATGGCAATCCCGGCAGATAAAACAGGCGCAGACAAAACAAGACATCTATAATTTAATGAAACGATCGAATCCGATGGTCATACCGAGAAATCATCAGGTCGAAAAAGCTTTACAGGCAGCTGACGAGCAGGATGATTTAAAGCCCTTGCAGCAGTTAGTAAAAATCCTTCAAACACCATACGGTGAGCATTTGCCTGATAAAGAATATATGAAACCACCCGAACATTCAAACCATCCCTACAAGACATTTTGTGGGACGTGA
- a CDS encoding helix-turn-helix domain-containing protein: MSITMSIIKRQLTHTSLYHLMPLNGNRENFEEVPLKGTHIWTSDSKVLKDYAIIIDKAVLESLIDVQSDYFDGCTLLCIGKIETEWQNKNIIYFDELISPIKLSNQLQLIFSQFGEWERMLSDFTSTTKNLDFLINASLEFMNMELFIVDSEYNYIAYTKGFLAHNESWTGLGTRPPLDSVNSLLFDNNFAATFEETQVFVYPSFIKDEVLLCYNIFYQGKYTARLMAQYIGLNPSQGDFTLVQRLGQAITSVYKRYFNSLEDYSDNIQFRNTLKKLISGSVSTVERPKELLVYRNWKQGHNFQMIKFQLSLKNNTGISLEYFCSQIENSFCECCAVKLPEGIFCIRNLTLGDNTSVFLGKLPYFLRENVCKAGISNEFANFFDLRAYSLEADKALTIGENRDNMLWYYHFQDYSFNYIKEQCTLELPLHQIYHPALKLLMEYDEKEQSELYLTLKTFFEEKYNGSHTAEMLCIHRTTFFYRLKKIVALTGIDMDDFDQRAYLMLSFALIASIE; encoded by the coding sequence ATGAGTATAACAATGAGCATTATTAAGCGTCAATTAACGCATACTTCGTTATATCATTTGATGCCATTAAACGGGAATAGAGAAAATTTCGAAGAGGTGCCATTAAAGGGAACTCATATTTGGACTAGTGACTCAAAAGTTCTAAAAGATTATGCAATTATTATCGATAAAGCAGTCTTGGAAAGTTTAATTGATGTGCAATCTGATTATTTTGATGGTTGCACACTCTTATGCATTGGAAAAATAGAAACAGAATGGCAAAACAAAAATATAATTTATTTTGACGAACTGATCAGCCCAATCAAGTTGTCAAACCAGTTGCAGTTAATTTTCAGTCAGTTTGGCGAATGGGAAAGGATGCTGTCAGACTTCACTAGTACAACAAAAAATCTAGATTTTCTGATAAATGCCAGTCTCGAATTTATGAATATGGAACTGTTTATTGTTGACAGTGAGTATAATTATATAGCTTATACTAAAGGATTTCTAGCACATAATGAATCGTGGACAGGCCTCGGTACCAGACCTCCGTTGGATAGTGTAAATTCGCTTCTTTTTGACAATAACTTTGCGGCAACTTTTGAGGAAACTCAGGTCTTTGTATATCCATCCTTTATCAAAGATGAAGTCTTATTATGTTATAATATTTTTTATCAGGGGAAATATACTGCAAGGCTAATGGCACAATATATTGGTCTGAATCCTTCACAGGGAGACTTTACTCTTGTACAGAGATTAGGCCAGGCGATTACATCGGTTTACAAGCGATATTTTAATTCTTTGGAAGATTATTCAGATAATATTCAATTTCGCAACACTTTAAAAAAGTTGATAAGCGGATCCGTTTCAACTGTGGAAAGACCTAAAGAGCTACTGGTTTATCGTAACTGGAAACAAGGCCATAACTTCCAGATGATAAAATTTCAATTGAGTTTAAAAAATAATACCGGAATTTCCCTCGAATATTTCTGTTCACAAATTGAAAATTCGTTCTGTGAATGCTGTGCCGTTAAATTACCTGAGGGTATTTTTTGTATCAGAAATCTGACTTTGGGGGATAACACCTCAGTGTTCCTTGGAAAACTACCGTATTTCTTACGAGAAAATGTTTGCAAGGCTGGCATCAGCAATGAGTTTGCTAATTTTTTTGATCTGCGTGCCTACAGTCTTGAAGCAGACAAAGCATTAACCATTGGAGAAAATAGAGACAATATGCTTTGGTATTATCATTTTCAAGACTATTCCTTTAATTATATTAAAGAACAGTGCACTTTGGAATTACCACTTCATCAGATTTATCATCCGGCACTAAAACTACTCATGGAATATGATGAAAAGGAACAGTCAGAGCTTTATTTGACACTTAAAACTTTTTTTGAAGAGAAATATAATGGCTCGCACACTGCGGAAATGCTTTGTATTCACCGCACCACATTTTTTTATCGCTTAAAAAAAATTGTAGCCTTAACTGGAATCGACATGGATGATTTTGACCAAAGAGCCTATCTGATGTTGTCATTTGCGTTAATAGCATCAATAGAATAG
- a CDS encoding uroporphyrinogen decarboxylase family protein has translation MSLVGVENAAMALIDDDEKECVKGLFDALCTFYDKLIDKYKTYYNPDIILMHDDWGTQRAPFFSPDTTREMLLPYIKRIVESCHSRGIIFDLHSCGFNESNVTVMLEAGVDIWTGQQMNDTKKLIEQFGDKIVFQVEAPVFLPGTPKEEIIKTAETFFETYKDCRTAFIVYFADPTFHETIYRLSRQYYK, from the coding sequence ATGTCTCTAGTTGGTGTCGAGAATGCCGCGATGGCATTAATTGATGATGATGAAAAAGAATGTGTAAAGGGCTTGTTTGATGCATTATGCACTTTCTATGACAAACTAATTGATAAATACAAAACATACTATAACCCGGATATTATTCTGATGCATGATGATTGGGGAACTCAGAGAGCACCATTTTTCTCACCAGATACCACCCGGGAAATGCTACTACCTTATATAAAACGTATCGTCGAATCCTGTCATAGCCGTGGTATTATATTCGATCTGCACAGCTGTGGATTTAATGAGTCCAATGTGACTGTTATGCTTGAGGCAGGTGTTGATATCTGGACCGGTCAACAGATGAATGATACAAAAAAACTGATTGAACAATTCGGCGATAAAATAGTTTTTCAGGTAGAGGCTCCAGTTTTCCTCCCAGGCACGCCAAAAGAAGAAATTATCAAAACCGCAGAAACTTTTTTTGAAACTTATAAGGATTGCCGAACGGCCTTCATTGTTTACTTTGCAGATCCAACTTTTCACGAAACGATTTACCGATTAAGCCGACAATATTATAAATAA
- a CDS encoding site-specific integrase, whose translation MDCEMKCNDSLINFEVYLKENGYSKNVIPMYIRTVRTFLKTNELFWSSSKDTVELKSNFSDYLKNQPLNSQKSMIQAALHLFYYFISGEQFNRRLNSKDFNFNPLIETEIERFQRYLKEVAGLSNNTIISQCNTIKIFLYSNFQKTEFSPEKITADLVRIHFTHTLGHVLPSSKKTIITRIRSYIRFLEFSDGFRADEILKLPMTSPVWRRSGLPKILTDDELNRLYSVYDQTEPTDIRNYAILRSLKDLGLRCSEVAGLTLDDINWPQGTMRIKNTKSHSERLLPLPAMTGQALEAYLLKVRPVTEERTLFVRFKNETGFPMGVSQIRQTVRKAATKAGLENFTGTHMLRHTTAKKMINNGTSLKTIADILGHESIETTSIYTKVDIVQLQEVAGIWPEVIK comes from the coding sequence ATGGACTGTGAAATGAAATGTAATGATTCGTTAATAAACTTTGAGGTCTATTTAAAGGAAAATGGTTATTCTAAAAATGTTATTCCGATGTATATACGAACAGTTCGGACATTTTTAAAAACCAATGAACTATTCTGGTCTTCATCAAAAGATACTGTTGAACTTAAATCTAATTTTTCAGATTATCTGAAAAATCAGCCATTGAATAGTCAAAAATCTATGATTCAGGCTGCGCTTCATCTTTTCTACTATTTTATTAGTGGTGAACAGTTTAACAGACGCCTCAATAGTAAGGATTTTAATTTTAATCCGTTGATTGAAACTGAAATTGAACGATTTCAAAGGTACTTAAAAGAAGTTGCCGGTCTCAGTAACAATACAATCATTTCTCAATGTAACACCATCAAAATATTTCTTTATAGCAATTTTCAGAAAACAGAATTTTCACCTGAGAAAATAACGGCTGATCTTGTTCGTATTCATTTCACCCATACGCTTGGCCATGTTTTGCCATCATCGAAGAAAACAATCATTACCAGAATAAGGAGTTACATACGTTTTCTTGAATTTAGCGACGGATTCAGAGCAGATGAAATATTAAAATTGCCGATGACATCTCCAGTCTGGCGTCGTTCAGGGTTGCCCAAAATTTTAACCGATGACGAGTTGAACCGTCTTTATAGTGTCTATGATCAAACAGAGCCGACAGATATCCGCAATTATGCAATTCTTCGCAGTTTAAAAGATTTGGGTTTGCGTTGTTCAGAAGTTGCAGGGTTAACGTTAGATGATATTAACTGGCCTCAGGGAACAATGCGAATAAAAAACACCAAATCTCATTCTGAAAGATTGCTTCCATTACCGGCAATGACTGGTCAGGCACTTGAAGCATATTTGTTAAAGGTTCGCCCCGTAACCGAAGAGCGAACTCTATTTGTAAGGTTTAAAAATGAAACTGGTTTTCCAATGGGAGTATCGCAGATCCGTCAAACTGTAAGAAAAGCAGCAACCAAAGCTGGGCTTGAAAATTTTACGGGTACTCATATGTTAAGACACACAACAGCGAAAAAAATGATTAATAATGGTACCAGTTTGAAGACAATTGCAGATATTCTTGGGCATGAATCCATTGAAACGACCAGCATTTATACAAAAGTCGACATTGTTCAGTTACAGGAAGTGGCTGGTATATGGCCTGAGGTAATAAAATGA